A single genomic interval of Sesamum indicum cultivar Zhongzhi No. 13 unplaced genomic scaffold, S_indicum_v1.0 scaffold00109, whole genome shotgun sequence harbors:
- the LOC105178935 gene encoding DELLA protein RGL1-like: protein MAPRSDEAIQDNELPLTLSYDAEAKKGDPCNLQAPFEILIKYGSQMKRLRSGKRCGLRQPKHFETARRDCQISETGGSASNCQVLSAVSIMRMATTELIKSRSRITSDSSTLGNASAFDSGVTHKHAKHLKHVLCLLDAAEKFSNQQYDEAEKLLIFLLSASHADHPIERVVTWFVRDLQERIDMENGKFDLEKEVVEVDVEQALADLKAAIFTSEQLLPFTQITHFTAIQTILDSLASAEKIHVIDIGTKLGSHWMIIVHSLANRKNFPVEQLKITVVCTPKDNVEERVEMLSSFAESMNVPLIFKIVNSEMHEFKQDQFELEAGEVVAVYMEFCLTALAASPNNIEALIGWVKNLNPQLMVVNEIEANVCASAFVPRFHEALFLCSAMFDCLEDCLEQDNQCREIIEKVYFQEIIKNSAMSEDDGSFRRCRKINFWREYFAKFGIVEMELSQPSMDQASFLVRESPCWKSCTLSMNGKCMLLGWNEIPLRSVSAWKFHKD, encoded by the coding sequence ATGGCACCGCGCTCTGATGAAGCCATTCAGGACAATGAGCTTCCACTTACACTCTCATATGATGCTGAAGCTAAGAAAGGAGATCCATGCAATTTGCAGGCTCCATTTGAAATTCTGATCAAGTATGGGAGCCAAATGAAGCGTTTGAGAAGCGGTAAACGTTGTGGGCTGAGACAGCCCAAGCATTTTGAAACGGCGCGAAGAGACTGTCAAATTTCAGAAACGGGCGGCAGTGCCTCAAATTGTCAAGTATTATCTGCTGTAAGCATCATGAGAATGGCAACAACGGAACTAATTAAGTCCAGGTCTCGGATCACAAGTGACTCTTCCACTCTTGGAAACGCTTCTGCATTTGATTCTGGTGTAACTCACAAGCATGCAAAGCATTTGAAGCACGTGTTGTGTCTTCTTGATGCTGCGGAAAAGTTCTCCAACCAACAGTATGATGAAGCTGAAAAATTGCTCATCTTCTTACTTTCAGCTTCTCATGCTGATCATCCTATTGAGAGAGTCGTCACTTGGTTTGTTCGAGATTTACAAGAAAGAATTGACatggaaaatggaaaatttgatCTGGAGAAAGAAGTAGTAGAAGTCGACGTGGAACAAGCACTAGCGGATCTAAAAGCTGCTATCTTTACAAGTGAACAACTCCTCCCCTTCACTCAAATCACACACTTCACTGCAATTCAAACGATTTTGGACAGTCTGGCATCAGCTGAAAAAATTCATGTTATTGATATCGGAACCAAACTCGGTTCGCACTGGATGATCATCGTGCATTCTCTTGCTAATCGAAAAAATTTCCCAGTGGAGCAGCTCAAGATCACTGTGGTTTGTACACCAAAAGACAATGTcgaagaaagagttgagatgCTGTCTTCTTTTGCAGAGTCCATGAATGTGCcccttatatttaaaatagtgaaCTCAGAAATGCACGAGTTCAAGCAAGATCAGTTCGAATTAGAGGCTGGTGAAGTAGTGGCTGTTTACATGGAGTTCTGTCTCACTGCTTTAGCGGCTTCTCCTAACAACATAGAAGCTTTAATAGGATGGGTCAAGAACCTGAATCCTCAACTGATGGTCGTCAATGAAATTGAGGCAAATGTATGTGCATCAGCCTTCGTCCCCCGGTTTCATGAGGCACTCTTTCTCTGTAGTGCAATGTTTGATTGCCTCGAGGATTGCCTGGAACAGGACAACCAGTGCAGGGAGATAATCGAGAAAGTCTACTTTCAGGAGATCATAAAAAACAGCGCTATGAGTGAGGATGATGGGAGTTTTAGGCGATGTCGTAAGATCAACTTCTGGAGGGAATATTTTGCCAAATTCGGTATTGTGGAAATGGAGCTGAGCCAGCCATCTATGGACCAAGCAAGCTTTCTGGTCAGAGAATCACCTTGCTGGAAGTCTTGCACTCTGAGTATGAACGGCAAATGTATGCTTCTCGGATGGAACGAGATCCCATTACGATCTGTGTCTGCTTGGAAGTTCCACAAAGACTGA
- the LOC105178898 gene encoding bZIP transcription factor 53-like, translating into MSSRKLKCNSSSSEDDENRYAKITDEKKRKRMISNRESARRSRLKKEQHIKDLNDQVTYFRTRSSETVQKINEIERRYMAVESENRILRMQAEELKKRLELMEEVLVSYRSSGSHDVFDEMGSSDEFSVMEYLQDPLLKPWLQPTFQSQTVDGIYQF; encoded by the coding sequence ATGTCATCAAGAAAGCTTAAATGCAACTCAAGTTCTTCGGAAGATGACGAAAACCGGTATGCAAAGATCACAGatgagaagaagaggaagaggatgaTATCCAACCGAGAATCAGCACGGCGGTCGAGGTTGAAGAAGGAGCAGCACATTAAGGATTTGAATGATCAAGTCACATATTTCAGGACCAGAAGCAGTGAAACGGTCCAGAAGATCAACGAGATCGAAAGACGGTACATGGCCGTTGAATCAGAGAACAGGATCCTCAGAATGCAAGCTGAGGAGCTGAAAAAGAGGCTGGAATTGATGGAAGAAGTGCTGGTTTCTTATCGGAGTTCTGGCAGTCATGatgtgtttgatgaaatgggAAGCAGTgatgaattttctgtaatgGAATATTTGCAAGATCCTTTGCTAAAACCATGGCTGCAGCCTACTTTTCAGTCTCAGACTGTTGATGGGATTTACCAGTTTTGA
- the LOC105178895 gene encoding F-box/kelch-repeat protein At3g23880-like has translation MEIPTDSIPRLPDELIVEILTWLPVISVLRCRCVCKSWLSLISSPQFVRSHLRKTKQDPNYTHHRIMLNYHGDLMQCSVPSLLREPIIDAFDTDYSVRFPMESVWIMGSCDGLICLAVDRKGLFLWNPSTRVCKKLPDFGVNEDFCNFAYGLGFDKSSDDYKVVGVFIGDRNSYEVAVKVYSLKSDQWKRIENFKGRWLLDKPATFAHGKLHWIANYDWEFRSGWKIVSLDLGTEEYGVLEMPNNVENGLYSKLGASGDCLYLLCSHLTGEDMWVMDDYGLGKRTWTKLASIPYIVDFTTHTYRSVLYVLENGEVVLLSGLKFVIFNPKDRSFRSPKVRDTDALVAANTYIESLVSPL, from the coding sequence ATGGAGATCCCTACCGATTCGATTCCGAGGCTTCCAGACGAGCTGATCGTTGAGATCCTCACGTGGCTCCCAGTAATATCCGTCTTGAGATGCAGGTGCGTTTGCAAATCATGGCTATCCTTAATTTCCAGCCCACAATTCGTTAGATCCCACCTCCGAAAGACCAAACAAGACCCCAATTACACACACCACAGGATTATGTTGAATTATCATGGTGATCTCATGCAATGTTCAGTTCCCTCCCTGCTGCGTGAACCCATTATTGATGCATTTGACACGGATTACTCAGTCCGATTTCCAATGGAGTCAGTCTGGATTATGGGTTCTTGTGATGGTCTGATTTGCCTTGCTGTAGATAGGAAAGGTCTGTTTTTGTGGAACCCATCTACAAGAGTATGCAAAAAGCTGCCTGATTTTGGTGTCAACGAAGACTTTTGTAACTTTGCTTATGGACTTGGTTTTGATAAATCAAGTGATGATTATAAGGTTGTGGGGGTTTTTATAGGCGATAGAAATTCTTATGAGGTGGCAGTGAAAGTTTATAGTTTGAAGAGTGATCAGTGGAAAAGGATCGAGAACTTTAAGGGTCGTTGGCTGTTGGATAAGCCAGCTACATTTGCTCACGGGAAGTTGCATTGGATTGCAAATTATGATTGGGAGTTTAGATCTGGATGGAAGATTGTTTCTCTTGATTTAGGGACGGAGGAATATGGAGTACTAGAGATGCCGAATAATGTAGAAAATGGTTTGTATTCAAAGTTGGGGGCATCTGGGGATTGCCTTTATCTGCTCTGCAGTCATTTAACTGGTGAAGATATGTGGGTTATGGATGATTATGGACTAGGAAAAAGGACGTGGACCAAGTTGGCCAGCATTCCCTACATTGTTGATTTCACTACGCACACCTATAGGTCAGTATTGTACGTGCTAGAGAATGGTGAAGTTGTGTTGCTTTCTGGTTTGAAGTTTGTGATTTTTAACCCAAAGGATCGCTCGTTTAGGTCTCCTAAGGTTAGAGACACGGATGCATTGGTTGCAGCCAACACTTATATTGAAAGTTTAGTTTCACCACTCTAG
- the LOC105178896 gene encoding ubiquitin-conjugating enzyme E2 32-like: MAQDKYNRKNPAVKRILQELKEMQSNPSDDFMSLPLEENIFEWQFAIRGPRDTEFEGGIYHGRIQLPAEYPFKPPSFMLLTPNGRFETQAKICLSISNHHPEHWQPSWSVRTALVALIAFMPTSPNGALGSLDYSKEERRAFAIKSREAAPTFGSPERQKLIDEIHDYMLSKAPPVPQGNETAEVQTDNRECQHSPQNDAEGTTEAISHPAEDDGIIEEPNETPANINVAETSQSVPTAPTNGQQLLHKPEPRVPKPADDRLFTWAAFGLSVAIVVLLLKKFLKASGYGAVFMNES; encoded by the exons ATGGCGCAAGATAAGTACAATCGGAAGAATCCCGCCGTGAAGAGGATTTTGCAGGAGTTGAAAGAGATGCAATCGAATCCGTCCGACGATTTCATGAGCCTTCCCCTTGAG GAGAATATATTTGAATGGCAGTTTGCAATTAGGGGGCCAAGAGACACGGAGTTCGAGGGAGGGATATATCACGGACGAATTCAGTTGCCTGCTGAATATCCTTTTAAACCACCTTCATTTATGTTGTTGACG CCCAATGGTCGATTTGAAACCCAAGCCAAGATATGCCTGAGCATTTCTAATCATCACCCTGAGCACTGGCAACCATCTTGGAGTG TTCGCACTGCTTTGGTAGCATTAATTGCATTTATGCCTACTAGCCCAAACGGCGCCTTGGGATCCTTAGATTACTCAAAAGAAGAGAGGAGAGCTTTTGCAATTAAATCTCGTGAAGCGGCTCCGACTTTTGGGTCTCCTGAACGCCAAAAGCTGATTGATGAG ATTCATGACTACATGCTCAGCAAAGCACCGCCGGTGCCTCAGGGCAACGAAACTGCTGAAGTACAGACTGATAATAGAGAATGTCAGCACAGTCCCCAAAATGATGCCGAGGGAACTACAGAAGCAATCTCACATCCCGCTGAAGATGATGGAATCATTGAAGAACCAAATGAAACCCCTGCAAATATAAATGTTGCTGAGACATCACAATCTGTTCCTACCGCGCCCACAAATGGACAGCAACTGTTGCATAAGCCAGAACCAAGGGTTCCAAAACCAGCGGATGATCGTTTGTTCACATGGGCTGCTTTTGGGCTTTCTGTTGCTATAGTTGTTCTTTTGTTGAAGAAGTTCTTGAAAGCTAGTGGATACGGTGCTGTCTTTATGAATGAGTCGTAA
- the LOC105178897 gene encoding scarecrow-like protein 18 has translation MLSNISQTEQFHSCGGLDEYDLENLEKKSGFCEGEKWGELDMGMDSFGCGVEFFGDCSAQIDQQQQQFADFGSTCADEFLKTVRVDSQKSELIEPEKKGAHLFPSASFEILNKYRSRCRRLNGEYMNIPRYDAERKVSCGMSVVTIIQLAAEKFIQSNESSLLSHPYLSSMLCRSEEDSQGVQLVQNVLACADKVGEKQYERARNLLLECDRMSSPGGTPVQRLVFYFTEALYEKIDRETGRITPKGLGKKIEDPLQALKTPDMTLITFHKKLPLSQITKFAGIQAVVDDVAEARKVHFIDLEIRKGIQCTILMQALAARSENPIEHLKITAVAIKSKASIEETGRQLTSFAQSLDLKFSFNVVMVEDIFGLKENLFDLDEDEAIAVYAAYTLTNMIGQPDQLEHLIRIIKSMNPCMMVVTEVEANCNSPIFVERFVEALFFYGACFESMAECLKNDEKHRCIAERTCFSSAIRNIVAAEGDDRKIRHVGISVWRAFFTHFGFEETELSMSAVYQANLVVKNFTSGSSYTFDIDGKSLIIGWKGAPVSSLSAWKFQCPM, from the coding sequence ATGTTGAGCAACATTTCCCAAACTGAGCAATTCCATAGCTGTGGGGGATTAGATGAGTATGACTTGGAGAATTTAGAGAAGAAAAGTGGCTTTTGTGAAGGTGAAAAATGGGGAGAATTAGATATGGGCATGGATTCATTTGGTTGTGGTGTAGAGTTCTTTGGAGATTGCTCTGCCCAAATTGACCAACAACAGCAACAGTTTGCAGATTTTGGGAGTACGTGTGCTGATGAGTTTCTGAAGACTGTTCGTGTGGACTCCCAGAAATCAGAGCTGATCGAACCTGAGAAGAAGGGAGCTCACCTGTTTCCTTCAGCATCATTTGAGATTCTGAACAAGTATAGAAGCAGGTGCAGGAGATTAAACGGtgaatatatgaatattcCGAGGTATGATGCAGAACGCAAAGTTAGCTGTGGCATGTCAGTGGTAACAATCATTCAGTTGGCTGCTGAAAAGTTCATCCAATCCAACGAAAGCTCTTTGCTTAGCCATCCGTATCTAAGTTCCATGTTGTGCCGCTCTGAGGAAGACTCTCAAGGAGTTCAACTTGTCCAGAATGTCCTCGCCTGTGCTGACAAAGTAGGCGAGAAGCAGTATGAACGAGCCCGAAACCTCTTGCTTGAATGCGATAGAATGAGTTCCCCTGGAGGGACTCCTGTTCAGAGGTTAGTGTTCTATTTCACTGAAGCACTATACGAGAAGATTGATAGAGAAACAGGAAGAATCACCCCCAAGGGTTTGGGGAAGAAGATTGAAGATCCTTTACAGGCATTGAAAACCCCAGACATGACTCTTATCACGTTTCACAAGAAGCTGCCTCTCTCCCAGATCACCAAATTTGCTGGGATTCAAGCTGTAGTAGATGACGTAGCCGAGGCAAGAAAGGTGCACTTTATTGATCTTGAGATCAGGAAAGGAATACAATGCACGATTTTGATGCAAGCTCTTGCAGCTAGATCTGAAAATCCTATAGAGCATCTCAAGATCACTGCTGTagcaataaaatcaaaagcaagTATAGAGGAGACGGGTCGACAACTGACGAGTTTTGCTCAGTCCTTGGACCtgaagttttcttttaatgtaGTCATGGTAGAAGATATCTTTGGTCTCAAAGAAAACCTCTTTGATCTAGATGAGGATGAAGCTATTGCTGTCTACGCAGCATACACGTTAACGAACATGATTGGTCAGCCTGATCAGCTGGAACACTTAATCAGAATTATCAAAAGTATGAATCCTTGTATGATGGTTGTTACTGAAGTCGAGGCAAACTGTAATTCCCCTATTTTTGTGGAGAGATTTGTCGAAGCTCTCTTTTTCTATGGTGCTTGCTTTGAGTCAATGGCAGAATGTCTGAAGAATGATGAGAAGCACAGGTGCATTGCTGAAAGAACATGCTTCAGTTCAGCGATACGGAATATTGTCGCGGCTGAGGGAGACGACAGGAAGATTAGGCATGTTGGTATTAGCGTCTGGAGGGCATTTTTTACGCATTTTGGATTTGAAGAGACGGAGCTGAGTATGTCTGCTGTGTATCAAGCAAATCTTGTGGTCAAGAATTTCACCTCTGGAAGTTCCTATACCTTTGATATTGATGGTAAAAGCTTAATTATTGGTTGGAAAGGAGCACCAGTAAGTTCACTTTCTGCATGGAAGTTTCAGTGTCCTATGTAA